The following coding sequences are from one Granulicella arctica window:
- a CDS encoding glycosyltransferase family 4 protein → MPLLDISDKQKQNVEAALFFANKKQRPKRGSSESTLRIVHIIKHCNYANGNVHVAVDLACEQAKEGYEVTFVSRGGTFEPLLAQHGVLHVYLPHEQSKPASLLKAAWHLTKLVRKTRPNVLHAHMMASALIGYVASRIAGMPLITTVHNSFDKHSVIMRLGDRVVAVSRAERKQLLNKGYNSKRVVAVMNAPNRSPRETFIKDKEEVTLQSPCILAANGLHRRKGVSDLIVACRQLFEEIPDWRLYIAGEGPDRETLEQQVHQAGIADRVHFLGFRSAPRPLMEQSDIFVLASYADPCSLAIGEARSAGCAIVATRVGGTPEMLEYGTAGRLVTPGNPDELAQELRTLMLDDEGRRKLRRAALQGSSIFDVQRLVEDYEQVYRSAITCPRG, encoded by the coding sequence ATGCCACTACTCGACATCTCTGACAAGCAGAAACAAAATGTAGAAGCAGCGCTGTTCTTCGCGAACAAAAAGCAGCGGCCTAAGCGCGGATCGTCGGAGTCCACGCTACGCATCGTCCACATCATCAAGCACTGCAACTATGCCAACGGCAACGTTCATGTTGCAGTGGACTTGGCCTGCGAGCAGGCGAAGGAAGGTTATGAGGTCACTTTTGTAAGCCGTGGGGGAACCTTTGAACCACTGCTTGCGCAGCATGGGGTGTTGCATGTGTATCTTCCGCATGAGCAGAGTAAACCAGCCTCGCTGCTGAAGGCTGCCTGGCATCTGACGAAGCTCGTGCGAAAGACCAGGCCTAATGTATTGCACGCACATATGATGGCGAGTGCGCTGATTGGCTACGTGGCATCACGCATCGCGGGCATGCCGCTGATCACAACGGTACACAACTCCTTCGATAAGCACTCCGTCATTATGCGGCTCGGAGACCGAGTGGTTGCCGTGAGCCGCGCGGAGCGCAAGCAACTGCTAAACAAGGGATACAACAGCAAGCGGGTTGTGGCGGTGATGAATGCTCCAAACCGCTCGCCGCGCGAGACGTTCATCAAGGATAAAGAAGAAGTGACACTCCAGTCTCCGTGCATTCTTGCGGCGAATGGACTGCATCGCCGCAAAGGTGTCTCCGATCTGATCGTGGCGTGTCGCCAACTCTTTGAGGAGATTCCGGATTGGCGGTTGTATATCGCGGGCGAAGGTCCGGATCGCGAGACGCTTGAACAGCAGGTACATCAGGCCGGGATCGCTGACCGCGTACACTTCCTCGGGTTTCGCAGCGCACCGCGTCCACTGATGGAGCAGTCCGACATCTTCGTGCTGGCGTCCTATGCCGACCCGTGCAGCTTGGCGATTGGCGAGGCACGCTCTGCCGGTTGCGCAATTGTCGCCACGCGTGTGGGAGGAACGCCGGAGATGTTGGAATATGGTACGGCAGGGCGGTTGGTTACACCAGGCAATCCGGACGAGCTTGCTCAAGAACTGCGCACGCTGATGCTGGACGATGAGGGGCGCCGTAAGCTGAGGCGGGCGGCCTTGCAGGGTTCCTCGATCTTTGATGTCCAACGTCTTGTGGAGGACTATGAACAGGTCTACCGAAGCGCGATCACCTGTCCACGTGGGTAA
- a CDS encoding glycosyltransferase produces the protein MSLNVLTKSHPEAPIVVNGRYRVHQITGVQLYAREIVSRLGERVEVCTPENAKGATGHLWEQTVLRYRSAGRLLWNPCGSGPLTYGRQVTTFHDLFPVEHPEWYGAAYARWYGVAMRQLAAQALHVIAVSEYTKSRLVKLLGRDPETITVVHNGLRTGCERASERKIHEAREALGVPSERYVLSLSSQESRKNLRGVLEAWSRIHMQVSEDTWLVLAGAHADESVYGPQGTFLNLPRVLFTGYVPEEHLCGLYSGASLFVFPSLAEGFGLPLLEAMACGVRCITSNTSSLPEVGGDVVDYVDPLDVQELADRMLLRLMQRDALRQPFEPAMKRAQEFSWDKAASATRAVLEGVAESAGSVSRSQRSVSTRGRHKEAQHQSGAEPRVALVHDWLTGMRGGEKVLESICRRFPTAPLSTLLYVPGSVSSTIAEREIHVSPLQWMPRAATKYRSYLPLFPLFAEMNKAAEADLVISTSHAVAKSMVRRFGRTRPYHICYIHTPMRYAWDMFDAYFGPDRVGWTASKLFFRPLTWMLQIYDRATAGRVDLYVANSTYVAERVQRIYGRSSEVLPPPVDTDRYLLASREPQEWYLVVSALVPYKRVDHAIRACSTLGRRLRIVGKGPELESLKELAISLKVEVEFVGFASDELLVDFYRQAKALLFPGIEDFGIVPLEAIACGCPVIALGVGGVLDSMTEETAVFYTEESVAGLIMAMRNFEERQHLFVDERLRQRAAQFSEAIFLDKLEQILLRTRFSPRAVPEIAAAATLTVSVTE, from the coding sequence ATGTCACTGAATGTGTTGACCAAGTCACATCCTGAAGCTCCTATTGTGGTCAACGGTCGATACCGTGTCCATCAGATTACCGGCGTGCAGCTCTACGCACGGGAGATCGTCTCTCGACTTGGCGAGCGAGTCGAGGTATGCACTCCTGAGAATGCGAAGGGTGCAACCGGCCATCTGTGGGAGCAGACAGTGCTGCGCTATCGTAGCGCGGGAAGACTGTTGTGGAACCCCTGTGGCTCGGGGCCGCTGACATACGGGCGACAGGTGACAACGTTTCATGACCTGTTCCCGGTGGAGCACCCGGAGTGGTACGGTGCCGCGTATGCGCGGTGGTACGGCGTTGCAATGCGACAACTGGCCGCACAGGCGCTGCATGTCATCGCGGTGTCGGAGTATACGAAATCGCGTCTGGTGAAGCTGCTCGGGCGCGATCCCGAGACGATCACAGTCGTGCACAACGGATTGAGAACGGGATGCGAACGAGCGAGCGAACGGAAAATCCACGAGGCGCGGGAAGCCCTGGGAGTGCCGAGCGAACGGTATGTGCTGAGCCTCTCATCGCAGGAGAGCCGGAAGAATCTGCGCGGTGTACTGGAGGCGTGGTCGCGTATTCACATGCAGGTGTCGGAGGACACATGGCTGGTGCTGGCGGGAGCACATGCGGATGAAAGCGTGTACGGTCCGCAGGGAACGTTCCTGAATCTGCCGCGGGTGTTGTTTACAGGGTATGTCCCGGAGGAGCACCTCTGCGGACTGTACTCAGGAGCCTCACTGTTCGTGTTTCCGTCGCTGGCAGAGGGATTCGGGCTGCCGTTGCTGGAGGCGATGGCGTGCGGAGTGCGGTGCATTACATCGAATACATCGTCGCTGCCGGAGGTGGGCGGAGATGTTGTGGACTATGTCGATCCTCTGGATGTGCAGGAGCTTGCGGATCGGATGCTGCTGCGCTTGATGCAAAGGGATGCGCTGCGGCAACCCTTCGAGCCGGCAATGAAACGGGCGCAGGAGTTCTCTTGGGATAAGGCAGCCAGCGCGACACGAGCAGTTTTGGAGGGAGTGGCTGAGTCGGCAGGCTCCGTCTCGCGGTCGCAACGGTCGGTGTCAACGAGGGGAAGGCACAAAGAAGCGCAGCACCAATCTGGCGCGGAGCCCCGTGTAGCGTTAGTGCACGATTGGCTAACCGGTATGCGTGGTGGGGAGAAGGTACTGGAGTCGATCTGCCGGAGATTTCCAACCGCGCCGCTCAGCACATTGCTCTATGTGCCGGGCAGTGTCAGCAGTACGATTGCCGAACGGGAGATTCATGTGAGTCCGCTACAGTGGATGCCTCGGGCGGCGACCAAGTACCGCAGCTACCTGCCACTATTTCCACTGTTTGCGGAGATGAATAAGGCAGCGGAAGCGGACCTGGTAATCTCGACCTCGCACGCGGTGGCGAAGTCGATGGTGCGACGGTTCGGCCGGACGCGGCCATACCATATCTGCTATATCCATACGCCGATGAGGTACGCATGGGACATGTTCGATGCATACTTCGGTCCGGATCGAGTAGGCTGGACAGCGTCGAAGTTGTTTTTCCGTCCTCTAACGTGGATGCTACAGATCTATGATCGGGCTACAGCGGGCCGCGTAGATCTGTACGTGGCGAACTCTACGTACGTAGCCGAGCGAGTGCAACGTATCTACGGAAGAAGCTCGGAGGTGCTGCCGCCGCCGGTAGATACGGATCGCTACCTCCTGGCATCGCGCGAGCCCCAAGAATGGTATTTGGTGGTCTCGGCGTTGGTGCCGTACAAGCGCGTAGACCACGCGATCCGAGCATGCAGTACGCTTGGGCGACGGTTGCGCATCGTGGGTAAGGGGCCAGAGCTGGAGTCCCTGAAGGAACTCGCCATCTCGCTCAAGGTAGAAGTAGAGTTCGTTGGATTCGCTTCGGACGAGCTGCTGGTGGACTTCTACCGACAGGCGAAGGCACTATTGTTTCCGGGGATCGAAGACTTCGGCATCGTACCGCTTGAGGCGATTGCTTGTGGATGCCCGGTGATTGCGCTGGGGGTAGGCGGTGTACTGGACTCGATGACGGAAGAGACGGCGGTGTTTTATACGGAAGAAAGCGTCGCTGGACTGATAATGGCGATGCGCAACTTCGAGGAGAGGCAGCACCTGTTCGTCGACGAGCGGCTACGTCAGCGTGCAGCACAATTTTCCGAGGCCATCTTTCTGGACAAACTGGAACAGATTCTGCTGCGCACACGCTTCAGCCCGCGCGCGGTACCCGAGATTGCAGCCGCTGCAACTCTGACGGTCTCTGTGACTGAGTAG
- a CDS encoding acyltransferase family protein — protein sequence MFYAPELDVLRLGAFLMVFCRHVTSQFVAVQRQFGTGLTQAVVTAAPPVAISGRWAVIQGFMQSMDFGVCLFFFLSSFLITRLLLLERKATGGVAIREFYIRRTLRIWPLYFAFLGTVIALSYWLPILHVERSRVLVCVLFVANWAAVLHGWASTSIQPLWSISVEEQFYVVWPWLARGGSGAILKMSAVLGALSLGTLMYLGSRHGVQVTATWPNTLVQMLFFAGGACTAVLSQPEMRRMATWLRLMLMAAGLAAWTVASAGFHVVRTESPGAASLIIGYLFVLLGTFLIFSGIAGWSATRIPGWLIHLGRMSYGLYVFHVACLLLTEQALLPVLQRHLPVGIRSLLLAESIVAAMGLLLTMVCAMLSYRLLERPFLKLKKRFTVVSSRPA from the coding sequence GTGTTTTACGCTCCGGAGTTGGATGTGTTACGGCTCGGGGCGTTCCTGATGGTGTTTTGTCGACATGTGACGAGTCAGTTCGTCGCAGTTCAACGACAGTTTGGTACAGGGCTGACACAGGCTGTGGTAACAGCAGCTCCTCCTGTGGCGATTTCAGGCCGATGGGCCGTAATCCAGGGATTCATGCAGTCAATGGACTTCGGGGTTTGCCTGTTTTTCTTTCTGAGTTCGTTTCTGATTACGCGGTTGTTGCTGCTGGAGCGAAAGGCGACCGGGGGCGTTGCGATACGGGAGTTTTATATCCGCCGTACCCTGCGGATTTGGCCGTTGTACTTCGCGTTTCTTGGGACGGTGATTGCGCTGTCCTATTGGTTGCCGATCCTGCACGTTGAGAGATCGAGAGTGCTGGTGTGCGTGCTCTTCGTGGCGAACTGGGCGGCGGTGCTGCATGGTTGGGCGAGTACATCGATCCAGCCATTATGGAGCATCTCCGTGGAGGAGCAGTTTTATGTAGTGTGGCCATGGCTGGCTAGGGGCGGCTCTGGGGCGATCCTCAAGATGAGTGCCGTACTTGGGGCGTTATCGCTGGGAACGCTGATGTATTTGGGCAGCCGACATGGTGTGCAGGTAACGGCGACCTGGCCGAACACTCTGGTGCAGATGCTGTTCTTTGCCGGTGGTGCGTGCACTGCGGTGCTCTCTCAGCCGGAGATGCGGCGGATGGCAACATGGCTGCGCTTGATGCTGATGGCTGCCGGCCTGGCAGCATGGACGGTAGCATCGGCGGGGTTCCACGTAGTGCGAACAGAGTCACCTGGAGCGGCTTCGCTGATCATCGGATACTTGTTCGTTCTCCTTGGAACCTTCCTGATCTTCTCCGGTATTGCAGGCTGGAGTGCCACACGTATCCCGGGATGGCTGATTCACCTGGGGCGGATGTCTTACGGGCTGTATGTGTTTCATGTCGCATGTTTGCTGCTGACGGAACAAGCGCTATTGCCCGTGCTGCAACGGCATCTGCCCGTAGGAATTCGTTCTCTTCTGCTTGCAGAGAGCATCGTGGCGGCGATGGGCCTGTTGTTGACGATGGTGTGCGCGATGCTTTCGTACAGACTTCTTGAGCGGCCGTTCCTCAAGCTCAAGAAACGTTTCACGGTCGTCTCTTCTCGACCAGCCTAA
- a CDS encoding acyltransferase family protein translates to MASTTISVCAEMPPPADERVSHNVVVGRRFYRPELDALRFFAFLAVFVHHSMYTFVPVISRSGAYGLSLFFFLSAFLITELLQREKHATGSIAIREFYIRRGLRIWPLYFGFLLFTVWLAWVLPSYRAPVGMLVCFALLIGNSYIGRHGFPNNPASFLWSISVEEQFYLFWPLLNRHCSRRTLALIALATMPVGSVTVLILRHLGASTNIGIWTNSLVEFQFFGFGVLVSLALSGRVPELPMWFRICLLATGAALWLAAAQWTGINNFDRQSALGPVAGYYIVGFGCIAIFLGAYGIAARWLPAWLVYLGKISYGLYVFHELSLEIAERVVHSVQVALGNTSHAIFGVVHFSLGLGLSIGVAWVSYRYFESPFLRLKEKFAVIRSRAV, encoded by the coding sequence ATGGCATCTACGACGATTTCAGTTTGTGCAGAGATGCCACCGCCGGCGGACGAGCGGGTATCCCACAATGTGGTCGTCGGTAGGCGCTTCTATCGGCCGGAACTCGATGCGTTGCGTTTCTTCGCGTTTCTTGCAGTGTTCGTTCATCACAGCATGTATACATTTGTGCCGGTGATCTCTCGGTCTGGTGCCTATGGGCTGAGCCTGTTTTTCTTTCTGAGCGCGTTTTTGATCACGGAGCTACTACAGCGGGAGAAGCATGCGACAGGGAGCATAGCAATCCGCGAATTCTACATACGACGCGGGCTGCGCATCTGGCCACTGTACTTTGGGTTTCTCTTGTTCACGGTATGGCTTGCCTGGGTCCTCCCCAGCTATCGGGCCCCGGTGGGCATGTTGGTGTGTTTTGCATTGCTGATCGGTAACTCCTATATCGGAAGACACGGGTTTCCCAATAACCCTGCATCGTTTCTGTGGAGTATCTCGGTGGAGGAACAGTTTTACCTATTTTGGCCGCTACTCAATCGTCACTGTAGCCGACGGACACTGGCGTTGATTGCTCTGGCGACGATGCCTGTCGGGAGCGTGACGGTACTGATCCTCCGGCACCTGGGTGCGTCAACGAACATCGGGATCTGGACGAACAGTCTGGTTGAGTTCCAGTTCTTCGGCTTCGGTGTGCTGGTTTCGCTAGCGCTCTCGGGCAGAGTTCCGGAACTTCCAATGTGGTTCAGGATCTGCCTGCTTGCGACAGGAGCGGCACTCTGGCTGGCGGCAGCGCAATGGACGGGGATCAACAACTTTGATCGGCAGAGCGCGCTGGGACCTGTGGCAGGCTACTACATCGTGGGGTTCGGCTGCATAGCGATCTTCTTGGGTGCATACGGAATCGCAGCGCGATGGCTTCCGGCATGGTTGGTGTATCTAGGAAAAATCTCATACGGACTATACGTCTTTCATGAGCTAAGCCTAGAGATTGCGGAGCGCGTCGTGCACAGTGTGCAGGTGGCGTTAGGGAATACCAGCCATGCGATCTTTGGGGTAGTTCATTTCAGTCTTGGGCTGGGACTTTCGATCGGGGTTGCGTGGGTCTCCTACCGATACTTCGAATCGCCATTTCTACGGCTCAAGGAAAAGTTCGCGGTGATTCGGTCAAGGGCCGTATAA
- a CDS encoding lipopolysaccharide biosynthesis protein, producing MDLPRVNDQQTGQRQGMTETDVEEALISEAQSPPLAVVGRQTARGGTWMVGARLISRVIDLGTMLVLAHILSPKDFGLVAIAMTVIYIVEASLELPLSQALVRLQHVTQAHYDTAFTLSLIRGLALTVIVGLTSWPFSRFYTDSRLLPLVIVLSLAPAARGLVSPRLAKFSRELDFSPDFMMEFAGKMVAFLIAVILAVTTRSYWAIAAGTIAAPVTGAVISYVLAPYRPRLSLAALPAFSGFLGWITAAQVISAFNWQTDKMLMGKLTSRTELGLFAAANDASNIPVMALLSPIMRPLHAAFSLLRHDIKRLANSYQNSASGMLALGLPILVMESLVAYPAVRLLFGEKWMGSAPLLRWLAISLIPSLFAAPLGALVMAFGRTQIFFRRNLFEVCIKLPLVVLGAIKMGFMGVVLARCVSETLTVVFSMVMVRRLIGLSIRQQLLAPWRSLVAAAAMALVVAAVLPKLTPSVHTVPLAMSTLGVMMLGVMTYGSALWGLWILSGRPSGLEAMVNEKVMEVCKGRVVAPSRESA from the coding sequence ATGGATCTTCCACGTGTCAACGATCAACAGACCGGGCAAAGGCAGGGAATGACTGAGACGGACGTAGAAGAAGCGCTGATAAGCGAGGCGCAAAGCCCCCCACTGGCCGTGGTGGGGCGTCAGACGGCGCGAGGCGGCACGTGGATGGTGGGCGCCCGATTGATCTCGAGAGTGATCGACCTCGGCACAATGCTGGTGCTCGCGCATATCCTCAGCCCGAAAGACTTCGGGCTGGTAGCGATCGCGATGACAGTGATCTACATCGTAGAGGCTTCTTTGGAGCTGCCGCTGAGCCAGGCGTTGGTGCGGCTACAGCATGTGACGCAGGCGCACTACGATACTGCATTCACCCTAAGCCTGATACGCGGGCTGGCGCTGACCGTGATTGTGGGGCTGACCAGCTGGCCCTTCTCACGGTTCTACACAGACTCGCGTCTACTGCCCCTGGTGATCGTGCTCAGCCTGGCTCCGGCAGCGCGCGGGCTTGTGAGTCCGCGGCTCGCGAAGTTCTCGCGAGAGCTGGATTTCTCGCCGGACTTCATGATGGAATTTGCCGGCAAGATGGTTGCATTCCTGATCGCGGTGATCCTTGCTGTAACGACGCGGAGCTACTGGGCGATAGCGGCAGGTACAATTGCGGCACCCGTGACGGGAGCGGTGATCTCATATGTGCTGGCGCCCTACCGTCCGCGGTTGAGTCTTGCCGCACTGCCCGCATTCTCCGGGTTCTTAGGGTGGATTACAGCGGCGCAGGTAATAAGCGCCTTCAACTGGCAGACGGATAAGATGCTGATGGGCAAGCTGACCTCGAGGACCGAGCTTGGACTCTTTGCCGCTGCCAACGATGCATCTAACATTCCGGTGATGGCGCTCTTGAGCCCCATCATGCGGCCGCTGCACGCTGCATTCTCGTTACTACGCCACGACATCAAGCGTCTGGCAAACAGCTATCAGAACAGCGCTTCAGGAATGCTCGCGCTGGGACTCCCAATCCTGGTGATGGAAAGCTTGGTAGCGTATCCGGCGGTACGATTGCTCTTCGGGGAAAAGTGGATGGGGTCGGCACCTCTGCTCCGATGGTTGGCAATCAGTCTGATCCCAAGCCTGTTTGCAGCTCCACTCGGCGCGTTGGTGATGGCCTTCGGACGCACGCAAATCTTCTTCCGTCGCAACCTGTTTGAAGTGTGCATCAAGCTGCCGCTGGTGGTGCTGGGAGCAATCAAGATGGGATTTATGGGCGTGGTACTTGCACGCTGCGTGTCGGAGACTCTCACTGTCGTGTTCAGCATGGTCATGGTGCGTCGGCTGATCGGGTTGTCGATTCGTCAGCAATTGCTGGCGCCGTGGAGGAGTCTCGTAGCAGCCGCCGCGATGGCGTTGGTAGTGGCTGCTGTGCTTCCAAAGCTTACACCGTCGGTTCACACAGTTCCGCTCGCGATGAGCACGCTCGGCGTAATGATGCTGGGGGTAATGACATATGGCAGCGCGCTATGGGGACTGTGGATTCTGTCCGGGCGCCCGTCGGGACTCGAGGCAATGGTAAACGAGAAGGTCATGGAGGTCTGCAAAGGCCGAGTGGTCGCCCCGAGTCGGGAGAGCGCATGA
- the nusG gene encoding transcription termination/antitermination protein NusG, giving the protein MHCMTTMESGAETGFYAVKVRAAGETTVAGMLRQKGLNVLLPIVEERRRYSDRMKRANRALFPGYVFVRVEDGELLPLVSTRGVSYMVKTGRELAPLSADDLATIEALCQETTGCELCDQLSVGQRVVIETGPLSGLVGVLTQSGERSRVVLSVNSIFQSVSVDVRDTRVRAIQ; this is encoded by the coding sequence ATGCATTGCATGACGACGATGGAGAGCGGAGCAGAGACGGGTTTCTACGCAGTGAAGGTGCGTGCTGCGGGCGAGACCACGGTGGCTGGAATGCTACGGCAGAAGGGGCTGAATGTACTATTGCCAATCGTCGAAGAGCGGCGCCGGTACTCGGACCGTATGAAACGGGCGAACCGGGCGTTGTTTCCTGGTTATGTTTTTGTACGAGTAGAAGATGGGGAATTACTCCCATTAGTGTCCACGCGCGGTGTGAGCTACATGGTAAAGACTGGGCGTGAGCTGGCACCTCTGTCGGCGGACGACCTGGCGACGATCGAAGCGCTGTGTCAGGAGACGACAGGCTGCGAGCTCTGCGATCAGCTATCGGTAGGGCAGCGAGTAGTCATCGAGACGGGCCCGCTGTCTGGGCTGGTGGGCGTATTGACGCAGTCCGGCGAACGGTCGCGGGTGGTGCTGTCGGTAAACAGCATCTTCCAGTCGGTAAGTGTGGATGTACGAGATACGCGGGTAAGAGCAATTCAATAA
- a CDS encoding glycosyltransferase family 8 protein, giving the protein MSRASVDGCVVYTTDSSYMFPTLVSAMQARQHTSATKADVIIFCVDLDRRTEDIFAAVCEQEGIGLMPVERTAIEGQTAMLARLFLDRFVPSKYRQCLYLDSDVHILHSLDPLMDVEVPQGHFLAANDPMTFLLADNGSLSRKLGQHLLSIGLSQEQSLQYFNSGVLRICREGWRTIGSDAWEQFQRMGRSSRFPDQDALNLVGAERRLPMSLAWNFPIFMRHSRVKAAINPRIEHFMSSPKPWHGAFPPWTSAAYRPYRSALKKYPSLAVYAHGMPASTRAVYHVQQRGKQMLETLTWGFSERRSRILAYEAECLFAAAAMGSRC; this is encoded by the coding sequence ATGAGCCGCGCATCGGTGGATGGCTGCGTTGTCTACACGACCGATTCGTCCTATATGTTTCCGACCCTGGTGAGTGCGATGCAAGCCAGACAGCACACATCCGCAACGAAGGCTGATGTGATCATCTTCTGCGTCGATCTCGACCGCAGGACAGAGGACATCTTTGCCGCAGTCTGTGAGCAAGAGGGAATCGGGCTTATGCCAGTGGAACGCACGGCAATCGAAGGGCAAACGGCAATGCTGGCTCGGCTCTTTCTGGACCGGTTCGTCCCAAGTAAATATCGCCAGTGCCTCTATCTGGACAGCGATGTGCACATCCTGCATAGCCTGGATCCGTTGATGGATGTGGAGGTTCCGCAGGGTCACTTTCTTGCTGCCAACGATCCGATGACCTTTCTGCTCGCAGACAATGGATCGTTGAGTCGCAAACTCGGGCAACACTTATTGTCGATCGGATTGAGCCAGGAGCAATCGCTACAGTACTTCAACAGCGGCGTGCTGCGGATCTGCCGCGAGGGATGGCGAACGATCGGCAGTGACGCCTGGGAGCAGTTCCAGAGAATGGGCCGCTCATCACGTTTCCCGGATCAAGATGCGCTCAACCTTGTTGGAGCCGAGCGTAGGCTGCCAATGTCGCTGGCCTGGAACTTTCCTATATTCATGCGGCATTCGCGGGTCAAGGCCGCAATTAATCCGCGGATCGAGCACTTTATGTCGAGCCCCAAGCCATGGCATGGGGCGTTTCCTCCATGGACGAGCGCGGCATATCGGCCGTATCGAAGCGCTCTGAAGAAGTATCCCTCACTGGCTGTGTATGCTCACGGAATGCCTGCGAGCACACGAGCCGTCTATCACGTGCAGCAACGAGGCAAACAGATGCTGGAGACCTTAACGTGGGGCTTCAGCGAGCGGCGATCCCGCATCCTGGCCTACGAGGCGGAGTGTCTTTTCGCGGCAGCAGCAATGGGGAGTCGGTGCTGA
- the wbaP gene encoding undecaprenyl-phosphate galactose phosphotransferase WbaP, whose amino-acid sequence MSTATISAPSVSSQTIRVLHRYLTLGSIVIADLLALMSAGALAVVIRYLFHAQYTPSDWLSFLPGMLIFFFVFAWSGLYPGIATNPIEEFRLILRSSSIGFLLLIGATVFLRQGIFASRIVFLMAWAMTMLFVPVSRRLVRGWAAGRSWWGIPTVILGEAEAGAMMLKLLEGHARVGLRPVALLVENSREVPLRQRPSKDILFGDLKEAQTIARMHQHCYAVLAMPKSGSERVTKIFNECADLYRNVLIIPDLFGMRSLSVSAKDICGVLALEVDQKLAFLMPQLVKRCFDMIISATVALLLLPVFLFVYVAVKLTSAGPAFYTQTRIGRNEEPFRVRKFRSMVVDADQVLRRHLQANLALQEEWSRDHKLKRDPRVTRIGRILRKTSLDELPQLWNVLCGEMSLVGPRPIVESEIEKYGTVYRQYQRVTPGVTGLWQISGRNNTTYEMRTRLDDYYVRNWSLSLDIYILLRTLKTIFLSEGAY is encoded by the coding sequence ATGAGTACCGCAACCATCTCGGCACCGTCCGTCTCCAGTCAGACGATTCGCGTGCTGCATCGTTACCTGACTCTCGGATCGATCGTCATTGCCGATCTGCTTGCGCTGATGAGCGCCGGCGCGCTGGCGGTGGTGATCCGCTATCTGTTCCATGCACAGTACACGCCGTCGGACTGGCTGAGCTTTCTTCCCGGCATGTTGATCTTCTTCTTCGTCTTTGCTTGGAGTGGACTGTATCCAGGGATCGCCACAAACCCGATCGAAGAGTTTCGTTTGATTCTGCGCTCGTCTAGCATCGGATTTCTGCTGTTGATCGGAGCGACGGTTTTTCTGCGGCAGGGTATCTTCGCTTCCCGCATTGTGTTTCTGATGGCATGGGCGATGACGATGCTTTTTGTTCCGGTGAGCCGAAGGCTGGTAAGAGGCTGGGCTGCGGGCCGCTCGTGGTGGGGGATCCCGACGGTCATTCTCGGTGAAGCAGAGGCAGGAGCAATGATGCTCAAGCTGCTGGAAGGGCACGCACGGGTGGGGCTGCGGCCAGTTGCCTTATTGGTGGAAAACAGCCGTGAGGTGCCACTGCGTCAGCGGCCGTCGAAGGACATTCTGTTCGGTGACCTGAAAGAGGCTCAGACAATCGCGCGAATGCATCAGCACTGCTACGCGGTGTTGGCGATGCCGAAGTCGGGATCGGAGCGGGTGACAAAAATCTTCAACGAGTGCGCGGACTTGTACCGCAACGTGTTGATTATTCCGGACCTGTTTGGGATGCGGAGCTTGTCGGTTTCTGCAAAAGACATCTGTGGTGTACTGGCGCTCGAAGTAGATCAGAAGCTGGCGTTCCTGATGCCACAGTTGGTCAAGCGATGCTTCGACATGATAATTTCTGCGACCGTCGCGCTGCTGCTTCTACCGGTTTTTCTGTTTGTATATGTGGCCGTGAAGCTGACCTCGGCGGGACCGGCGTTTTATACGCAGACTCGCATCGGACGAAACGAAGAACCGTTCCGCGTGCGCAAGTTCCGATCGATGGTGGTGGATGCTGACCAGGTGCTGCGGCGTCATCTCCAGGCGAACCTCGCATTGCAAGAGGAGTGGAGCAGGGACCACAAGCTGAAGCGCGACCCGCGCGTCACACGTATCGGACGCATCCTGAGGAAGACGAGCCTGGATGAGTTGCCGCAGCTTTGGAACGTCCTATGTGGTGAAATGAGCCTCGTGGGGCCGAGGCCGATCGTTGAGTCGGAGATCGAGAAGTACGGCACAGTGTACCGGCAGTATCAGCGCGTGACTCCGGGTGTGACAGGGTTGTGGCAGATCAGCGGACGAAACAATACGACCTACGAGATGCGAACGCGGCTTGATGACTACTATGTGCGGAACTGGTCGCTCTCCCTGGATATTTACATCCTTCTCCGTACGCTGAAGACGATCTTCTTGTCTGAAGGTGCGTACTAA